One stretch of Francisella sp. LA112445 DNA includes these proteins:
- the priA gene encoding primosomal protein N' translates to MIVKVALAVPPAYVLDYSTDKNDVRLFDRVLVNVGKRQLIGFIIAKNIEVDYGVEKVKPIVKFIDSPISVDIQKLIIWISKYYCCDLYNAIRLALPNDFFKSEVIKPQQDTYVYIDSKNLDSHKLTPKQQELINTFKQTDFIKYEDLKQLGSTYVINKLFEKDILKKLYKLKESSKNIKHDKPKDLSEEQNSVLSSILSDSGFNVFLLYGVTGSGKTEIYLQTIDKYLADSKQVLVMVPEINLTPQTIKRFESRFPNKNIVALHSKLSEKARLTNWLKIKQGEADIVISTRSGVLADFRDLGIVIIDEEHDSSFKQQTSTIRYNARDIAIFRASQLGIPVILGSATPSIQSYYNSLTGKYKLLKLRNRALNNYKTPIQLLDLKSSIVDNGISNTLFNLLEQNITAHQQSLVFINKLGFAKALVCNSCGEAVECDRCDKPYTLHTHPYQYLECHFCGSRKPLVTVCTNCGEQDLFTYGTGTEKVQSRLEAKFPYNKIVRFDRSNIKTISDLHNINQMINDNMVDIIVGTQMIAKGHHFENITLVGLINIDAGLYSTDFHAIEKTAQMIIQVSGRAGRADKPGVVLLQTYQPENKLLDLLVNKDYLEFLDYLLEQRKYASYPPYTYQAQIIAESRKEQEILSLLSDIYSRLKNCENVQVSKPLPALHLKKNNVYRYSLLLTSKKRAEINLLIKWVNQNICCNIKNTIKIYFDIDPIELG, encoded by the coding sequence ATGATTGTCAAAGTCGCATTAGCTGTTCCTCCAGCGTATGTGCTTGATTATAGTACTGATAAGAATGATGTTAGATTATTTGATCGAGTACTAGTTAATGTTGGTAAGCGTCAATTAATAGGCTTTATAATTGCAAAAAATATTGAAGTTGATTATGGAGTTGAAAAGGTTAAGCCAATAGTCAAATTTATAGATAGTCCTATAAGTGTCGATATACAAAAACTAATAATTTGGATTTCTAAATATTATTGTTGTGATCTATATAATGCAATACGCTTAGCTTTACCAAATGATTTTTTTAAAAGTGAGGTTATCAAACCTCAACAAGATACATATGTTTACATTGATTCTAAAAATCTAGATAGTCATAAATTGACACCTAAACAACAAGAGCTAATTAATACCTTTAAACAAACTGACTTTATCAAATATGAGGATTTAAAACAATTAGGCTCTACCTATGTTATTAATAAGCTTTTTGAAAAGGATATCCTTAAAAAGTTATATAAGTTAAAAGAATCTTCTAAAAACATAAAGCATGACAAACCTAAAGATTTATCTGAAGAACAAAATAGTGTATTAAGCAGTATATTATCAGATTCAGGCTTTAATGTATTTTTACTTTATGGGGTTACAGGTAGTGGAAAAACAGAGATTTATCTACAAACTATAGACAAATATTTAGCGGATTCAAAGCAAGTGCTTGTAATGGTTCCTGAGATAAATCTGACTCCACAGACAATAAAACGTTTTGAAAGTAGATTTCCTAATAAAAATATCGTTGCACTACATTCTAAATTAAGTGAAAAGGCAAGGCTCACAAATTGGTTAAAGATTAAACAAGGTGAGGCAGATATTGTTATCTCAACAAGAAGCGGAGTGCTAGCTGATTTTAGAGATTTAGGCATCGTTATCATTGATGAAGAGCATGATAGTTCTTTTAAACAACAAACGAGTACTATTAGATATAATGCTCGTGATATTGCTATATTTAGAGCTAGTCAGTTAGGTATTCCTGTAATCTTAGGAAGTGCAACGCCATCAATACAAAGTTACTACAATAGTTTAACTGGTAAGTATAAGCTGCTTAAGTTACGAAATAGAGCATTAAATAATTATAAAACACCAATTCAACTTCTCGATCTAAAATCAAGTATAGTTGATAATGGTATTAGTAATACACTCTTTAACCTATTAGAGCAAAATATCACGGCTCATCAACAGTCTTTGGTTTTTATAAATAAGTTAGGTTTTGCTAAGGCACTGGTCTGTAATAGCTGTGGTGAGGCTGTAGAGTGTGATAGATGTGATAAACCATATACTTTACATACTCATCCATATCAATACTTAGAATGTCATTTCTGTGGCTCGCGTAAACCCTTAGTCACGGTATGTACAAACTGTGGTGAGCAAGATCTGTTTACTTATGGAACTGGTACTGAAAAAGTTCAATCACGTTTAGAAGCTAAATTCCCATATAATAAAATTGTTCGTTTTGATCGCTCAAATATAAAAACTATTAGTGATCTTCACAATATTAATCAGATGATTAATGATAATATGGTTGATATCATTGTTGGTACTCAGATGATTGCTAAAGGTCATCACTTTGAGAATATAACTCTAGTAGGTTTAATAAATATAGATGCTGGGTTATATAGTACTGATTTTCATGCAATAGAGAAAACAGCACAAATGATAATTCAAGTATCAGGCAGAGCAGGTAGGGCAGATAAACCTGGTGTAGTGTTGCTACAAACATATCAACCTGAGAATAAGCTTTTAGATTTATTAGTAAATAAGGACTATTTAGAGTTTCTTGATTATCTTTTAGAGCAAAGGAAATATGCGAGCTATCCTCCTTATACATACCAAGCTCAAATAATAGCAGAGTCTAGAAAAGAGCAAGAAATTTTGAGTTTGCTAAGTGATATATATTCAAGGTTAAAGAACTGTGAGAATGTGCAGGTATCTAAACCTCTACCAGCACTACATTTAAAAAAGAATAATGTTTATCGCTATAGTCTGCTACTTACATCAAAAAAACGTGCTGAAATAAACCTACTAATAAAGTGGGTGAATCAAAATATATGTTGTAATATCAAGAATACGATTAAGATTTATTTTGATATAGATCCTATTGAGTTGGGCTAA
- a CDS encoding transporter substrate-binding domain-containing protein — protein MRKLFYTFTLSVFLFISGYGDIVVGTTGDYAPFSNYDKTTNSFNGKDIQLIKEFAKSEGQKVKFVKTTWKTASNDLKSNKFEVFVGGVTITAQRKKDFLFSTPLEASRKAAMTACKNLSKYKNFKDIDNPKTLVIENRGGNNEIFALQKLKKANLLIISDNKEAVRSITNGIGNIHPDIMLTDNSEIKYQHSINPQVCQIPVQIDKSSSFKAFMFNKTADGKKLASQFNQWLKDNPKIFRAYTNS, from the coding sequence ATGAGAAAGCTTTTCTATACATTTACTCTTAGTGTATTTTTATTTATCTCTGGATATGGTGATATTGTAGTTGGTACTACTGGTGATTACGCGCCCTTCTCTAACTATGATAAAACTACTAACTCATTTAATGGCAAAGATATACAGCTTATAAAAGAGTTCGCAAAATCTGAAGGACAAAAAGTCAAATTTGTTAAGACAACTTGGAAAACAGCCTCTAATGATCTTAAGTCTAATAAGTTTGAGGTTTTCGTAGGTGGAGTGACAATAACTGCTCAACGTAAAAAAGATTTCTTATTCTCAACTCCTTTAGAAGCATCTAGAAAAGCAGCAATGACTGCATGCAAGAACCTAAGTAAATATAAAAACTTTAAAGATATAGATAACCCTAAAACTTTAGTCATCGAAAATAGAGGTGGCAATAATGAAATATTTGCATTACAAAAGCTCAAAAAAGCAAACCTTCTAATAATAAGTGATAATAAAGAAGCTGTAAGATCTATAACTAATGGTATTGGAAATATACATCCAGATATAATGCTCACAGATAATTCTGAAATAAAATATCAACACTCTATTAACCCACAAGTATGCCAAATACCTGTACAAATAGATAAAAGTAGCTCTTTCAAAGCTTTCATGTTTAATAAGACGGCTGATGGTAAAAAACTAGCTAGTCAATTTAATCAATGGCTAAAGGATAATCCAAAGATCTTTAGAGCATATACTAACTCATAG
- a CDS encoding cytochrome bd oxidase small subunit, CydX/CbdX family: MFYLVWIVSAFVAVGIGCFVAGKMDKRED, translated from the coding sequence ATGTTTTATTTAGTATGGATAGTTTCTGCATTTGTGGCAGTTGGCATAGGCTGCTTCGTTGCTGGTAAAATGGATAAAAGAGAAGACTAA